The Streptomyces sp. Je 1-332 genome has a window encoding:
- a CDS encoding DUF6314 family protein has product MPFPDEAATHDGTRHGVPDVLAYLAGAWQVVRTARDLAGNAEGHFSGTTVFTPSDDGGLLSHESGVFTWRGTPRPAERTLRFVPGGDPATAHVQFADGRPFHDLDLRTGRHTADHPCGLDLYRGEFEVYDDRRWLTRWRVAGPTKDLILTTAYTRCDPTAPRTAPLRPPSPENPDR; this is encoded by the coding sequence ATGCCCTTTCCGGATGAAGCAGCCACGCACGACGGCACGCGACATGGCGTGCCGGACGTGCTGGCGTACCTGGCCGGGGCCTGGCAGGTGGTACGGACGGCGCGGGATCTGGCGGGCAACGCGGAGGGGCACTTCTCGGGCACGACGGTGTTCACCCCGTCCGACGACGGCGGCCTCCTGAGCCACGAGTCCGGCGTCTTCACCTGGCGCGGCACCCCCCGCCCCGCCGAACGCACCCTCCGCTTCGTGCCGGGGGGCGACCCGGCCACCGCGCACGTCCAGTTCGCCGACGGCCGCCCCTTCCACGACCTGGACCTGCGCACCGGCCGTCACACCGCCGACCACCCGTGCGGACTCGATCTCTACCGGGGCGAGTTCGAGGTGTACGACGACCGCCGCTGGCTGACGCGCTGGCGGGTGGCGGGCCCCACCAAGGACCTGATCCTCACGACGGCGTACACGCGATGCGACCCCACAGCGCCGCGCACAGCTCCGCTACGTCCTCCGTCTCCGGAAAATCCGGACCGGTAG
- a CDS encoding aldo/keto reductase, producing MTSVPTRRLGALTVSAQGLGCMGMSHAYGASDDAQSIATLHRALDLGVTLLDTSDFYGAGHNEELIGRALAGRREQAVLATKFGFANRLGEPVEIRGDAAYVRQACDASLRRLGVDHIDLYYLHRVDQNVPIEETVGAMAELVEAGKVRHLELSEASAGTIRRAHAVHPIAALQSEWSLWTRDLEAEIAPVCRELGIGIVPFSPLGRGFLTGRYTSVAGLQEGDMRRSQPRFADGNLERNLPIVTALNKLAEEKGVTAGQLALAWVQHRGDDVVPIPGTRREKYLTENLGALAVELSAEELAAIDAAAPAGAVAGTRYDENSLGFVDK from the coding sequence ATGACCAGCGTTCCCACCCGCCGTCTCGGCGCACTGACCGTCTCGGCGCAGGGGCTCGGCTGCATGGGGATGAGCCATGCGTACGGCGCCTCGGACGACGCGCAGTCCATCGCGACGCTCCACCGCGCCCTCGACCTCGGCGTCACCCTGCTCGACACCTCCGACTTCTACGGCGCGGGGCACAACGAAGAGCTGATCGGCCGCGCGCTGGCCGGCCGGCGCGAGCAGGCCGTTCTCGCCACGAAGTTCGGCTTCGCCAACCGCCTCGGCGAGCCGGTGGAGATCAGGGGCGACGCCGCCTACGTACGTCAGGCGTGCGATGCCTCGCTGCGGCGGCTCGGGGTCGACCACATCGACCTGTACTACCTGCACCGCGTCGACCAGAACGTGCCCATCGAGGAGACCGTCGGTGCGATGGCGGAGCTCGTCGAGGCCGGGAAGGTACGTCACCTCGAGCTCTCCGAGGCGAGCGCGGGCACGATCCGGCGGGCGCACGCGGTGCATCCGATCGCCGCGCTGCAGAGCGAGTGGTCGCTGTGGACGCGGGACCTGGAGGCGGAGATCGCGCCGGTCTGCCGCGAGCTCGGCATCGGCATCGTGCCGTTCTCACCGCTCGGGCGCGGCTTCCTGACCGGGCGCTACACCTCGGTCGCCGGTCTCCAGGAAGGGGACATGCGGCGCAGCCAGCCGCGGTTCGCCGACGGGAACCTGGAGCGCAATCTGCCCATCGTCACCGCCCTCAACAAGCTGGCCGAGGAGAAGGGCGTCACCGCGGGGCAGCTCGCCCTCGCCTGGGTGCAGCACCGCGGCGACGACGTGGTGCCGATCCCGGGCACGCGCCGGGAGAAGTACCTCACGGAGAACCTGGGCGCGCTCGCCGTCGAGCTGTCCGCGGAGGAACTCGCGGCGATCGACGCGGCGGCACCGGCGGGTGCGGTCGCAGGGACGCGGTACGACGAGAACAGCCTCGGATTCGTCGACAAGTAG
- a CDS encoding DUF1918 domain-containing protein: MRATVGDELVLHGRTVGQHDRIAQVVEVLGANGGPPYRVRFDDGHETLLSPGPDTVVRHQDPAS; this comes from the coding sequence ATGCGTGCAACCGTAGGCGACGAGCTGGTGCTGCACGGCAGGACCGTCGGGCAGCACGACCGGATCGCACAGGTCGTCGAGGTGCTCGGCGCGAACGGCGGTCCGCCGTATCGCGTCCGCTTCGACGACGGCCACGAGACGCTGCTGTCACCGGGCCCCGACACCGTCGTACGGCATCAGGACCCGGCTTCCTGA
- a CDS encoding PLP-dependent aminotransferase family protein, with amino-acid sequence MQDSSSVAELAKQLRVELNRYSPGEKLPSSRSLVDRFRVSPVTVSRALGQLAAEGLVVTRPGAGVFRAEPQGAAAPAGDTSWQEVSLSADAATELVPRAVDASGVLVTLAAPSHGVIEFNGGYLHPSLQPERAMAAALARAGRRPGAWGRPPIDGLPELREWFARGIGGAITAAEVLITAGGQSGLTTALRALAPPGAPVLVESPTYPGMLAIARAAGLRPVPVPVDEDGVRPELLAAAFRATGARVFVCQPLFQNPTGAVLSAERRPEVLRIAREAGAFVIEDDFVRRLVHEDAGPLPRPLQSDDPDGVVVHVCSLTKATSPSFRVSALAARGPVLERLRAIQVVDHFFVPRPLQEAALELVGSPAWPRHLRRVAGELKDRRDAMAAALRLNLPELALPHIPAGGYLLWLRLPDGTDESALTGAALRAGVAVAPGRPYFAAEPPAAHLRMSFAAVAGAGEIAEGVRRLRVAFDEVRGASR; translated from the coding sequence ATGCAAGATAGTAGCAGTGTCGCTGAGTTGGCAAAACAGTTGCGGGTCGAGCTGAACCGCTACTCACCCGGTGAAAAGCTGCCGTCGAGCCGGTCTCTGGTCGACCGTTTCAGGGTCAGTCCGGTGACGGTGTCGCGGGCCCTGGGGCAGCTGGCAGCCGAGGGCCTGGTCGTCACGCGGCCGGGCGCCGGTGTCTTCCGTGCGGAGCCGCAGGGCGCCGCCGCACCCGCGGGGGACACCTCGTGGCAGGAGGTGTCGCTGAGCGCCGACGCGGCCACGGAGCTCGTGCCGCGGGCGGTGGACGCCTCCGGGGTCCTGGTCACGCTGGCGGCGCCCTCGCACGGCGTCATCGAGTTCAACGGCGGCTATCTGCACCCGTCGCTGCAACCCGAGCGCGCGATGGCGGCGGCCCTCGCCCGGGCGGGGCGGCGGCCCGGCGCGTGGGGGAGGCCGCCGATCGACGGCCTGCCCGAGCTGCGGGAGTGGTTCGCGCGGGGCATCGGCGGCGCGATCACGGCCGCCGAGGTGCTGATCACCGCGGGCGGCCAGAGCGGGCTCACCACGGCGCTGCGGGCGCTCGCGCCGCCGGGTGCGCCGGTCCTCGTCGAGTCGCCCACGTATCCCGGCATGCTGGCCATCGCCCGCGCGGCGGGCCTGCGGCCGGTCCCGGTGCCGGTGGACGAGGACGGCGTACGCCCCGAGCTGCTCGCCGCGGCGTTCAGGGCCACGGGGGCGCGGGTGTTCGTCTGCCAGCCGCTGTTCCAGAACCCGACGGGGGCGGTGCTGTCGGCCGAGCGGCGCCCGGAGGTGCTGCGCATCGCGCGCGAGGCCGGGGCCTTCGTCATCGAGGACGACTTCGTGCGCCGCCTCGTCCACGAGGACGCGGGGCCGCTGCCGAGGCCCCTGCAGTCCGACGACCCCGACGGAGTCGTCGTGCACGTCTGTTCGCTCACCAAGGCCACGTCGCCGAGCTTCCGGGTGAGCGCGCTCGCGGCCCGCGGGCCAGTCCTGGAACGGCTGCGCGCGATCCAGGTCGTCGACCACTTCTTCGTGCCGAGACCGCTCCAGGAGGCGGCGCTGGAACTGGTCGGCTCCCCGGCCTGGCCGCGCCATCTGCGGCGCGTGGCGGGCGAGTTGAAGGACCGCAGGGACGCGATGGCAGCGGCCCTGCGCCTGAACCTGCCCGAACTCGCCCTGCCGCACATCCCCGCGGGCGGCTACCTCCTGTGGCTGCGCCTGCCCGACGGCACGGACGAGTCGGCCCTGACGGGCGCGGCCCTCCGCGCAGGCGTCGCGGTGGCCCCCGGCCGCCCCTACTTCGCGGCCGAACCCCCGGCGGCACACCTGAGGATGAGCTTCGCGGCGGTCGCCGGGGCCGGGGAGATCGCCGAGGGGGTACGGAGGCTGCGCGTGGCGTTCGACGAGGTGCGGGGGGCCTCCCGCTGA
- a CDS encoding VOC family protein, with translation MPRITPTLWFDTQGEEAATFYVSVFPNSKITNVSHYGDAGPRPAGTVMTVEFELDGQPYLALNGGPQFTFNEALSLTIDCADQEEVDHYWTKLSDGGEEGPCGWLKDKFGLSWQVVPTALEELVSDPDPARAQRAMAAMLGMQKIDVAALYAAADQK, from the coding sequence ATGCCTCGCATCACGCCCACCCTCTGGTTCGACACACAGGGCGAGGAAGCCGCCACGTTCTACGTCTCCGTCTTCCCGAACTCGAAGATCACGAACGTCTCCCACTACGGCGACGCGGGGCCGCGCCCTGCGGGGACCGTGATGACCGTCGAGTTCGAGCTCGACGGCCAGCCGTACCTGGCGCTCAACGGAGGCCCCCAGTTCACCTTCAACGAGGCACTCTCCCTGACGATCGACTGCGCCGACCAGGAAGAGGTCGACCACTACTGGACGAAGCTCTCCGACGGCGGCGAGGAAGGCCCCTGCGGCTGGCTCAAGGACAAGTTCGGCCTCTCCTGGCAGGTCGTCCCCACCGCCCTGGAAGAACTCGTGTCCGACCCCGACCCGGCACGGGCCCAGCGCGCCATGGCGGCGATGCTCGGCATGCAGAAGATCGATGTGGCGGCGCTGTACGCGGCGGCGGACCAGAAGTGA
- the argB gene encoding acetylglutamate kinase, giving the protein MSGDTSGNTSSNPTARKHTALPKAQILIEALPWLTRHRGKTVVIKFGGNAMVDEELKAAFAQDVVFLHHAGLKPVVVHGGGPQISKALDRHGIVSEFKAGLRVTTEDAMDVVRMVLAGQVQRELVGLLNQHGPLAVGLTGEDAHTITATKHQPRIEGELVDIGRVGEITEIDTGAIEALLADGRIPVVSSIARSQDDGHVYNVNADTAAAALAAALDAETLMVLTDVEGLYEDWPNSDEVISRLTAKELEKLLPELASGMVPKMEGCLHAVRNGVETARVIDGRVQHSILLEIFTDEGIGTMVVPDAPVDDMEGEAA; this is encoded by the coding sequence ATGAGCGGCGACACGAGTGGGAACACGAGCAGCAACCCGACCGCGCGGAAGCACACCGCGCTCCCCAAGGCGCAGATCCTCATCGAGGCGCTGCCCTGGCTGACCAGGCACCGCGGCAAGACCGTCGTCATCAAGTTCGGCGGTAACGCCATGGTGGACGAGGAACTGAAGGCCGCCTTCGCGCAGGACGTCGTCTTCCTGCACCACGCGGGGCTCAAGCCTGTCGTCGTGCACGGCGGCGGACCGCAGATCAGCAAGGCCCTGGACCGGCACGGCATCGTCAGCGAGTTCAAGGCGGGCCTGCGCGTCACCACCGAGGACGCCATGGACGTCGTACGGATGGTGCTCGCGGGCCAGGTCCAGCGCGAGCTGGTCGGCCTGCTCAACCAGCACGGCCCGCTCGCCGTCGGCCTCACCGGCGAGGACGCGCACACCATCACCGCCACCAAGCACCAGCCTCGCATCGAGGGCGAGTTGGTCGACATCGGCCGCGTCGGCGAGATCACCGAGATCGACACCGGCGCCATCGAGGCGCTGCTCGCCGACGGCCGTATCCCGGTGGTCTCCTCGATCGCCCGCTCCCAGGACGACGGACATGTCTACAACGTCAATGCTGATACGGCGGCTGCGGCACTTGCGGCTGCGCTGGACGCCGAGACCCTCATGGTCCTCACGGACGTCGAGGGCCTCTATGAGGACTGGCCGAACAGCGACGAGGTGATCAGCCGCCTGACCGCGAAGGAGCTGGAGAAGCTCCTTCCCGAGCTGGCGAGCGGCATGGTCCCGAAGATGGAGGGCTGTCTGCACGCCGTGCGCAACGGCGTCGAGACGGCCCGCGTGATCGACGGGCGGGTCCAGCACTCGATCCTCCTGGAGATCTTCACCGACGAGGGCATCGGCACGATGGTCGTGCCGGACGCGCCTGTGGACGACATGGAGGGGGAAGCGGCATGA
- the argJ gene encoding bifunctional glutamate N-acetyltransferase/amino-acid acetyltransferase ArgJ has translation MSVTAAKGFTAAGIAAGIKENGNPDLALVVNTGPRLAAAGVFTSNRVKAAPVLWSEQVVKGGLISAVVLNSGGANACTGPQGFQDTHATAEKVAETLDLNAGEVAVASTGLIGVTLPMDKLLPGVESAAGELSAHGGEKAAIAIKTTDSVHKTAVVTQDGWTVGGMAKGAGMLAPGLATMLVVLTTDADLEADVLDKALRDATKVTFDRVDSDGCMSTNDTVLLLASGASQVAPGYAEFAEVVRTVCDDLARQLIGDAEGASKDIRIEVVNAASEDDAVEVGRSIARNNLLKCALHGEDPNWGRVLSAIGTTKAAFEPDQLNVAINGVWVCKNGSVGEDRDLVDMRYREIKITADLAAGTAEPVVIWANDLTADYVHENSAYSS, from the coding sequence GTGAGCGTCACGGCAGCTAAGGGATTCACGGCGGCGGGCATCGCCGCCGGGATCAAGGAGAACGGCAACCCGGACCTGGCCCTCGTGGTCAACACCGGGCCCCGCCTGGCCGCCGCGGGCGTCTTCACCTCCAACCGCGTCAAGGCCGCCCCCGTCCTCTGGTCGGAGCAGGTCGTCAAGGGCGGGCTCATCTCCGCCGTCGTCCTCAACTCCGGTGGCGCCAACGCCTGTACGGGCCCGCAGGGCTTCCAGGACACGCACGCCACCGCCGAGAAGGTCGCCGAGACCCTCGACCTGAACGCGGGCGAGGTCGCCGTCGCGTCGACCGGGCTCATCGGCGTCACGCTCCCCATGGACAAGCTCCTGCCGGGAGTCGAGAGCGCGGCCGGTGAACTCTCCGCGCACGGCGGCGAGAAGGCCGCCATCGCCATCAAGACCACCGACAGTGTGCACAAGACGGCCGTGGTCACCCAGGACGGGTGGACGGTCGGCGGTATGGCCAAGGGCGCGGGCATGCTCGCCCCCGGGCTCGCCACGATGCTGGTCGTCCTCACCACGGACGCCGACCTTGAAGCCGATGTCCTGGACAAGGCCCTGCGGGACGCCACGAAGGTCACCTTCGACCGCGTCGACTCCGACGGCTGCATGTCCACGAACGACACGGTGCTGCTCCTCGCCTCCGGTGCTTCACAAGTCGCCCCGGGGTATGCCGAGTTCGCCGAGGTCGTCCGTACCGTCTGCGACGACCTCGCCCGCCAGCTCATCGGCGACGCCGAGGGCGCGAGCAAGGACATCCGGATCGAGGTCGTCAACGCCGCCTCCGAGGACGACGCCGTCGAGGTGGGTCGCTCCATCGCCCGCAACAACCTCCTCAAGTGCGCCCTTCACGGCGAGGACCCCAACTGGGGCCGCGTGCTCTCCGCCATCGGCACGACGAAGGCCGCCTTCGAGCCCGACCAGCTGAACGTCGCCATCAACGGCGTATGGGTCTGCAAGAACGGCAGCGTCGGCGAGGACCGCGACCTGGTCGACATGCGCTACCGGGAGATCAAGATCACCGCGGATCTGGCGGCAGGCACCGCCGAGCCGGTCGTGATCTGGGCCAACGACCTCACCGCCGACTACGTCCACGAGAACAGCGCGTACTCCTCATGA
- a CDS encoding acetylornithine transaminase, with product MTGNEELTKRWQDALMDNYGTPRLPLVRGAGSKLWDADGKEYVDFVGGIAVNALGHAHPAVVEAVSTQIASLGHVSNLFVAEPPVALAERLLQLFGREGRVYFCNSGAEANEGAVKIGRLTGRSHMVATDGGFHGRTMGALALTGQPGKREPFLPLPGDVTHVPYGDVEALRAAVTEETALVVIEPIQGEKGVVVPPAGYLKAARDITKATGTLLVLDEVQTGIGRTGHWFEYLAHEGVQPDVVTLAKGLGGGLPLGATVAFGAAAELLKPGHHGTTFGGNPVACAAGLAVLDTIEADGLLDNVKRTSERLRDGIESLGHPLVGHVRGAGLLLGIVLTEPLAPQVQQAAQDAGFLVNAPAPDVVRLMPPLNVRDDEVDALLRALPGVLDQATVANGDGRSGE from the coding sequence ATGACCGGCAACGAGGAGTTGACCAAGCGCTGGCAGGACGCGCTGATGGACAACTACGGCACGCCCAGGCTGCCCCTGGTCCGCGGCGCGGGCAGCAAGCTGTGGGACGCCGACGGCAAGGAGTACGTCGACTTCGTCGGCGGCATCGCGGTCAACGCGCTCGGCCACGCCCACCCGGCGGTCGTCGAGGCCGTCAGCACCCAGATCGCCTCCCTCGGCCACGTCTCGAACCTTTTCGTCGCCGAGCCGCCGGTCGCGCTCGCGGAGCGGCTGCTCCAGCTCTTCGGGCGCGAAGGCCGGGTGTACTTCTGCAACTCCGGCGCCGAGGCCAACGAAGGCGCCGTCAAGATCGGCCGCCTGACCGGGCGTTCGCACATGGTCGCCACGGACGGCGGCTTCCACGGCCGGACGATGGGGGCGCTCGCGCTCACCGGCCAGCCCGGAAAGCGGGAGCCGTTCCTGCCGCTGCCCGGCGACGTCACGCATGTGCCGTACGGCGACGTCGAGGCCCTGCGGGCAGCGGTCACCGAGGAGACCGCCCTCGTCGTCATCGAACCCATCCAGGGCGAGAAGGGCGTGGTCGTGCCGCCCGCGGGCTACCTCAAGGCGGCCCGCGACATCACCAAGGCCACCGGCACCCTCCTCGTCCTCGACGAGGTGCAGACCGGGATCGGCCGTACCGGCCACTGGTTCGAGTACCTCGCGCACGAGGGCGTCCAGCCCGACGTCGTCACGCTCGCGAAGGGTCTCGGCGGCGGCCTGCCGCTCGGCGCGACGGTCGCGTTCGGCGCGGCGGCCGAGCTCCTCAAGCCCGGCCACCACGGAACGACGTTCGGCGGAAACCCGGTGGCGTGCGCCGCGGGACTCGCGGTGCTCGACACGATCGAGGCCGATGGACTCCTGGACAACGTGAAGCGCACGAGCGAGCGGCTGCGCGACGGAATCGAGTCACTCGGACACCCGCTCGTGGGCCATGTCCGGGGTGCGGGCCTGCTGCTGGGTATCGTGCTCACCGAGCCGCTCGCGCCCCAGGTGCAGCAGGCGGCTCAGGACGCCGGCTTCCTGGTGAACGCGCCCGCCCCCGATGTCGTACGGCTGATGCCGCCGCTGAACGTGCGCGACGACGAGGTGGACGCGCTGCTGCGGGCCCTGCCCGGCGTGCTTGACCAGGCCACCGTGGCCAACGGGGACGGACGATCCGGAGAATGA
- a CDS encoding deaminase, which produces MSPAWPGEALSEEFGAAWQRLAPAARRCLELAHRSLRGGGLAVGAVLTDEAGAIVAEGRNRAYDPPGGDDVLQGTPLAHAEMNALASVRTERELGGHVLWSSHEPCAMCAAAAAFTGVGTVRYVARDPWALATGQPSSSAEALGDVAWETCANVLFLRGIVQLRGAGHPTVRSNAAIAPEAVRIATGPDFPETEDVAELCAALWGRIACTPS; this is translated from the coding sequence GTGAGTCCGGCATGGCCGGGGGAGGCCCTGTCCGAGGAGTTCGGCGCTGCCTGGCAGCGGCTCGCTCCGGCGGCCAGGCGCTGCCTCGAACTCGCCCACCGATCCCTGCGTGGCGGCGGGCTCGCGGTCGGCGCAGTGCTCACCGACGAGGCGGGGGCGATCGTCGCCGAGGGGCGCAACCGGGCGTACGACCCTCCGGGCGGGGACGACGTCCTCCAGGGGACGCCCCTCGCGCACGCGGAGATGAACGCACTTGCGAGCGTGCGTACGGAGCGGGAACTGGGTGGTCATGTCCTGTGGAGCAGCCACGAGCCGTGCGCGATGTGCGCTGCGGCGGCCGCCTTCACGGGGGTCGGGACGGTGCGGTACGTCGCGCGTGACCCGTGGGCGCTGGCCACCGGGCAACCGTCGTCGTCGGCGGAAGCCTTGGGGGATGTCGCCTGGGAGACGTGTGCCAACGTCCTGTTCCTGCGCGGCATCGTGCAGCTGCGCGGCGCCGGGCATCCGACCGTGCGGAGCAACGCGGCGATCGCCCCGGAAGCCGTACGGATCGCTACCGGTCCGGATTTTCCGGAGACGGAGGACGTAGCGGAGCTGTGCGCGGCGCTGTGGGGTCGCATCGCGTGTACGCCGTCGTGA
- the argC gene encoding N-acetyl-gamma-glutamyl-phosphate reductase has translation MAVRAAVAGASGYAGGELLRLLLAHPEVEIGALTGNSNAGQRLGALQPHLMPLADRVLEPTTADVLAGHDVVFLALPHGQSAAVAEQLGPDVLVVDMGADFRLADAGDWEKFYGSAHAGTWPYGLPELPGARAALEGSKRIAVPGCYPTAVSLALFPAYAAGLAEAEAVIVAASGSSGAGKAAKPHLLGSEVMGSMSPYGVGGVHRHTPEMIQNLSAAAGAPVTVSFTPTLAPMPRGILATCSAKATDGVTAESVRAAYEKAYADEPFVHLLPEGQWPATAAVYGSNAVQIQVAYDEAAGRVIVISAIDNLTKGTAGGALQSMNIALGLDEATGLSTIGVAP, from the coding sequence ATGGCGGTACGCGCAGCAGTGGCAGGAGCGAGTGGGTACGCGGGCGGTGAATTGCTGCGTCTGCTGCTCGCCCACCCCGAGGTGGAGATCGGCGCCCTGACCGGCAACTCGAACGCCGGCCAGCGTCTGGGTGCGCTGCAGCCGCACCTGATGCCGCTCGCCGACCGCGTCCTGGAGCCGACCACCGCCGACGTCCTCGCCGGTCATGATGTCGTCTTCCTCGCCCTGCCCCACGGCCAGTCCGCCGCCGTGGCCGAGCAGCTCGGCCCTGACGTCCTCGTCGTCGACATGGGCGCCGACTTCCGGCTGGCGGACGCGGGCGACTGGGAGAAGTTCTACGGCAGCGCACACGCCGGCACCTGGCCCTACGGCCTGCCCGAGCTGCCGGGCGCCCGCGCGGCCCTCGAAGGGTCCAAGCGCATCGCCGTGCCCGGCTGCTATCCCACGGCCGTCTCCCTCGCCCTCTTTCCCGCGTACGCCGCCGGGCTCGCCGAGGCCGAAGCGGTGATCGTCGCGGCTTCCGGGTCCTCGGGCGCGGGCAAGGCGGCCAAGCCGCACCTGCTGGGCTCCGAGGTGATGGGCTCCATGTCGCCGTACGGCGTGGGCGGCGTCCACCGGCACACCCCCGAGATGATCCAGAACCTCTCCGCAGCCGCGGGCGCCCCCGTCACCGTCTCCTTCACGCCCACCCTGGCCCCGATGCCCCGCGGCATCCTCGCCACGTGCAGCGCGAAGGCGACGGACGGCGTCACCGCCGAGTCCGTGCGGGCCGCGTACGAGAAGGCCTATGCGGACGAGCCCTTCGTGCACCTGCTCCCCGAGGGGCAGTGGCCCGCGACCGCCGCCGTGTACGGCTCGAACGCCGTGCAGATCCAGGTCGCGTACGACGAGGCGGCGGGGCGCGTCATCGTGATCAGCGCCATCGACAACCTCACCAAGGGCACCGCGGGCGGCGCCCTGCAGAGCATGAACATCGCCCTCGGCCTCGACGAGGCCACCGGGCTCTCTACGATCGGAGTGGCACCGTGA
- a CDS encoding DMT family transporter, protein MTAQDSATRPSRIAVPAAAEIPQDSSRRAGTVMAALGVTAFSLTFPSTAWGLEGIGPWSFVALRVVLSAVIAGGALLALRVPLPARRHWAGLAVVAAGVVVGFPLLTTLALQTSTTAHAAVVVGLLPLTTAVFSALRTGARPSRTFWTAALAGAAAVIAFTVQQSGGALSTADLYLFASLLICAAGYTEGGRLAREMPGWQVIGWALVLCLPLAVAGAAFALQYESFQLTGHSTAGLLYAAIGSQFLGLVVWYRGMAAIGVPKASQLQLAQPLLTLVWSVFLLGEHLTIAAPLTAAAVLVCIAVTQRARG, encoded by the coding sequence ATGACAGCACAGGATAGCGCTACTCGCCCGAGCCGGATAGCGGTTCCCGCAGCCGCGGAGATCCCGCAGGACAGCTCCCGCCGCGCAGGCACCGTCATGGCCGCGCTCGGCGTCACCGCCTTCTCGCTCACCTTTCCCTCCACCGCCTGGGGCCTGGAGGGCATCGGCCCCTGGTCGTTCGTGGCCCTGCGCGTCGTACTGAGCGCGGTCATCGCGGGCGGCGCCCTGCTCGCCCTGCGCGTCCCGCTGCCCGCACGCCGCCACTGGGCCGGGCTCGCCGTCGTCGCCGCCGGGGTCGTCGTCGGCTTCCCGCTGCTCACCACGCTCGCCCTGCAGACGTCCACCACCGCCCACGCGGCCGTGGTCGTCGGCCTGCTCCCGCTGACCACCGCCGTGTTCTCGGCGCTGCGCACCGGGGCACGGCCCTCGCGGACGTTCTGGACCGCGGCCCTCGCCGGCGCGGCGGCGGTGATCGCGTTCACGGTCCAGCAGAGCGGCGGCGCCCTGTCGACCGCCGACCTGTACCTCTTCGCCTCGCTCCTCATCTGCGCCGCCGGCTACACGGAGGGTGGCCGTCTCGCGCGCGAGATGCCGGGCTGGCAGGTCATCGGCTGGGCGCTGGTCCTGTGCCTGCCGCTCGCCGTGGCGGGGGCCGCCTTCGCCCTCCAGTACGAGTCCTTCCAGCTCACCGGGCACAGCACGGCGGGGCTGCTCTACGCGGCCATCGGCTCGCAGTTCCTCGGCCTGGTCGTCTGGTACCGCGGCATGGCGGCGATCGGCGTGCCCAAGGCCAGCCAGCTCCAGCTCGCGCAGCCGCTGCTCACGCTGGTCTGGTCGGTGTTCCTGCTCGGCGAGCACCTCACGATCGCCGCACCGCTGACCGCCGCCGCCGTCCTCGTGTGCATCGCGGTCACGCAACGGGCCCGCGGCTAG